Proteins from a single region of Juglans microcarpa x Juglans regia isolate MS1-56 chromosome 5S, Jm3101_v1.0, whole genome shotgun sequence:
- the LOC121267102 gene encoding uncharacterized protein LOC121267102 — translation MAPGTRNHPNREGSSGSNQNDNPDPLVAAATQFFQSIVSGQFMASRALQAGCPFEQFSRQHPPTFDGKFNSLDAERWIERMEQIFEVLYCTDDQKVKYATYHLTNMANKWWKSTRALVQLELGEAVPISWEHFKRIFLDHFLPRTLRESRARQFMDLTQGTMKVTQYATKFIVLSLFASYLIPDEEKKAEKFEHGLDRRIRERVRTLRIRSFSELVTRATIAEEDLQENIKYNNQRKRQQQQQLQPASRKDKRPHIENRQGQPPTGQTYPTCATCGRRHLGKCMFGQNVCFKCGKPNHLAWDCPIKRPGELGRSRGQKMIATARVYSLTLIDAEASNDVVIDGLKIEDIKVVREFRDVFPEDLPRLPQDREVEFAIDLTPGTPPISKAPYRMAPVELRELMDQLQELLEKGFIRPSIFPWGAPLKVKETDVQKTAFRTRYGHYEFLVMPFGLTNAPAAFMDFMNKVFKDYLEKFVIVFIDNILIYSRSSRELEDHLRIALQILREKKLYAKFKKCEFWLQEISFLGHVVSAKGISVDPAKVEAVVKWAKPSNVNEV, via the exons ATGGCCCCCGGCACTAGAAATCACCCAAATCGAGAGGGATCTTCTGGATCTAACCAGAATGATAACCCGGATCCTCTTGTTGCAGCTGCTACCCAATTTTTCCAATCAATAGTTAGTGGCCAATTTATGGCGTCTAGAGCTCTTCAGGCGGGTTGTCCCTTCGAACAATTTTCCCGCCAGCATCCCCCTACCTTTGATGGTAAATTTAATTCCTTAGATGCGGAAAGATGGATTGAACGTATGGAGCAGATTTTTGAAGTGCTCTATTGCACGGATGATCAGAAGGTGAAATATGCCACTTACCATTTGACTAACATGGCAAACAAGTGGTGGAAGTCGACACGAGCATTGGTTCAATTGGAGTTAGGGGAAGCAGTCCCCATTTCTTGGGAACATTTCAAGAGAATCTTTCTAGATCACTTTTTGCCACGGACCCTTCGGGAGTCGAGAGCTCGCCAATTTATGGACCTCACTCAAGGAACAATGAAGGTAACACAGTATGCTACAAAATTCATAGTGCTTTCCCTTTTTGCCAGTTACTTAATTCCAGACGAGGAAAAGAAAGCTGAAAAATTTGAGCATGGATTGGATCGTAGGATTCGAGAACGCGTGCGTACTCTCAGGATTCGGAGTTTTTCGGAGCTAGTCACCCGAGCTACCATTGCTGAAGAAGACCTCCAAGAAAACATTAAGTACAACAACCAAAGGAAGCgccagcaacaacaacaactccAACCAGCGTCGCGTAAGGATAAGAGGCCTCATATCGAGAATCGTCAAGGGCAACCACCAACAGGACAAACTTACCCCACATGCGCAACATGTGGGAGAAGACATTTGGGAAAGTGTATGTTTGGCCAGAACGTGTGTTTCAAGTGCGGGAAGCCAAACCATCTAGCCTGGGACTGCCCAATAAAGAGACCCGGGGAACTAGGAAGGAGCAGAGGACAAAAGATGATAGCTACGGCAAGAGTATATTCCCTCACCCTTATTGATGCTGAAGCGTCGAACGATGTAGTCATAG ATGGACTCAAGATTGAAGACATAAAAGTAGTTAGAGAATTTAGAGACGTGTTTCCTGAAGATCTTCCAAGGTTACCACAGGATAGAGAAGTAGAGTTCGCAATTGATCTCACTCCAGGAACGCCACCTATATCTAAAGCACCCTACCGTATGGCTCCAGTTGAGTTAAGGGAACTCATGGATCAGTTGCAAGAGTTACTAGAAAAAGGTTTCATACGCCCCAGTATTTTCCCATGGGGTGCTCCG TTGAAGGTTAAGGAGACAGATGTACAGAAGACGGCTTTCCGGACACGGTATGGACACTATGAATTTCTTGTTATGCCATTTGGTCTAACTAATGCCCCCGCAGCTTTCATGGATTTTATGAATAAGGTATTTAAGgattatttggaaaaatttgtgatagtttttatcGACAATATTCTCATTTATTCTCGGAGTAGCAGAGAGCTTGAGGATCATTTGAGGATTGCCCTTCAGATACTAAGAGAAAAGAAGTTGtatgcaaaatttaagaaatgcgAGTTTTGGTTACAAGAGATTTCCTTTTTGGGACATGTGGTATCAGCAAAAGGAATTTCAGTGGACCCAGCAAAGGTTGAGGCAGTGGTAAAATGGGCCAAGCCTAGTAATGTCAATGAGGTATGA